The Pseudomonas sp. SCB32 DNA window TCATTTCCGCGACCCTGGGCGTGGAGACCCTCCTCCATCTGTTCGGCAAGATCGACATCGGCAGGTACGGCGCCATCGGCGTCGCCCTGAGCAACGGCCAGGTGCTGGTGCGCTTCCCGTTCCGCGAGAGCGACATGGGCCGCGTGCTCTCCCGTTCGCCGATCTTCACCGGCTACCTGGACAACGCCAACGTCGGCACCGCCACCTTCAGCTCCTCGCTGGACGGCATCGAGCGCATCTATGCTTTCCGCAAGAACGACCGCTACCCGCTGGTGACCTCGGTTGCCCTGGGCAAGAACGAAGCCCTGGCCGCCTGGCGAGCCGATGCCCTGCGCACAGTGAGCATCGCCTCCGGCCTGCTGATCGTGATCGTCATCGTCGGCAGCCTGATGATCCTCGCGATCAAGCGCCGCATCGGCACCGAAGCCCTGCTGGTGGCGGCCCGCGAAGAGCTGCTCAAGGCCAACCGCCAGCTCGAGGTACTGGCCTCCCGCGACCCACTCACCGGCCTGCAGAACCGCCGCAGCTTCGACGACCACCTCGCCGCCGAACTGCGCCGCGCCCAGCGCGGGCGGAACCCGCTGGGCCTGTTGCTGATCGACATCGACTACTTCAAGCGCTTCAACGATACCTACGGCCACCCCGCCGGTGACGACTGCCTGCGCAACATCGGCCAGCTGCTGGCCGACAGCGTGCGGCGCCCCGGCGACCTGACGGCGCGCTACGGCGGCGAAGAGCTCGCGGTGATCCTGCCCAACACCGACAGCGCCGGTGCGCAGGCCGTGGCCGAGCAGATCCTGCAGCACCTCTGGCAATGCAACCTGACCCACGTCGGCAGCCCGTTCGGCCGAGTGACCGCCAGCATCGGCATCGCCACTCTGGCCGCCGGTTCGGATACCTCCGCCGGGGCCCTGATCGGCGCCGCCGACCAGGCCCTGTACCGGGCCAAGGCCGCCGGACGCAACCGCCTGGACTGCGCGCCCAGCCTCACCGGAACCGAGTCATGACCTTCGCCCCCGCCCTCCTCGATGCCCTGCGCAACGCCCGGCATGTGGTGGTTTTCACTGGCGCCGGGGTTTCCGCCGAAAGCGGCATTCCCACCTTCCGCGACCGCCTCACCGGTCTCTGGGCACGTTTCGAGCCCTCCCGCCTGGCCACCGCCGATGCTTTCCGCGCCGACCCATCACTGGTCTGGGGCTGGTACCAGTGGCGGCGCAGTATCGTCCACCGCGCACGCCCCAATCCCGCGCACCTGGCCATCGCCGCGCTGGCAGCCAAGGTGCCGCAACTGACCCTGGTCACCCAGAACGTCGACGACCTCCACGAGCGCGCCGGCAGCGCCTCCGTCATTCACCTGCACGGCCAGCTCGAACGCCCGCGCTGCTTCACCTGCCAGCGCGAGCCGGATGAGCCGCTGCCGGTCCCCGACGAACCCGAGGCCGGCCGGCACGTCACCCCGCCCGCCTGCGCCCATTGCGGTGGCCCGTTGCGCCCTGGCGTGGTGTGGTTCGGCGAAAGCCTGCCGCTGAACGCGCTGACCCACGCCTTTGAAGCCGCCGAAGACTGCGACCTGCTGATCTCGGTCGGCACCTCCGGCGTGGTCTACCCGGCGGCGGAAATCCCCCAGGTGGCCTGGCGCGCCGGCGCCACGCTGCTGCACATCAACCCCACGCCGGGGCCGCTGCACGGCGAACGGGATTTCGCCCTCGCCAGCGCGGCGGGTGTGGCGCTGCCGGAGTTGGTCGAGACGGCGTTCGCGGCCAGGGCAAGTAGCTCCTGATCAATCCGTAGGATGGCGTGGAGCGAAGCGATACCCATCGATCACGGCACCGCCAGCATGGGTATCGCCTAGGCTCCACCCATCCTACGAAGCTTGCTTTCCCTTGGCGTCATCCCCGCGAACGCGGCGACCCGGTTCGTAGAGCGCATAACCCGGAACGGGTTATCCGCCATGCCTCCTACGAAGAGAGCGTCGGCGTAGACCTGTAGGAGCGGGCCACGCCCGCGATCCGCCGGCAATGTCAGCGCACAACCCCAGCCTAGACCGCCGGCATCTGCAAGGTCACACAGTGGATACCCCCGCCCCCGGCCGCGATGGGGTCGATGTCCAGCTGGACGACTTCCCGGTCCGGATACAGCTCACCCAGCAGCGCATGGCAATGCTCGTCCGCCTCCGCGTCGCCGAAGCGCGGCGCGATCACCCCGCCGTTCACCGGCAGGTAGTTGATGTAGCCAGCGGCGAAGTCCGGGTTGCCTCTGTTGTACGGGCTCGGTTTGGGCTTGAGCGGCGGTGGCAGGCTATGCAGGCGTAGCGGGCGCCCGTCGGCGTCGGTCGCCGTCTTGAGTATCTCCAGATGCCGGCGGGTCACCGCGTAGTCGTAGGACTGCGGGTCGTTGTCCAGGTTGACCACCAGCACGCCCGGCTCGACGAAGCGCGCATAGAAGTCCACGTGGGCATCGGTGATGTCCTTGCCACGAATGCCCGGCAGCCAGATCACCTTGCGCAGCCCCAAGCGCTGCTTCAGCTCCGCCTCGATGCGCGGGCGCGTCCAGCCGGGGTTGCGGTTGTCGTTGACCCAGCAGCTCTCGGTGAAGATGGCGGTGCCCTGGCCGTCCACCTCGATGCCGCCGCCCTCACCGCACAGTTTGCTGACGAACGCCTGGGCTTCCAGGTCCTCGGCCAGGGCCGCCGCCGCTTCGCCATCGCGCCCGGCCTGTTGCTTGCCACCCCAGCCGTTGAAATTGAAATCGGCCTGGGCCAGGCCACCGGCGTCGTTCACCAGGAAGCAGCCACCGTAGTCACGGACCCAGATGTCATCCAGCGGCAGCGCCAGGAAGTCGATGTTGGGGCCGGCGCAGGCGCGTTTGGCCTCGGCCAGTTGCTCCGGCCGGCAGAGCACCGTCACCGGCTGGAACTCGGCGATGGTGCGGGCGAGCCGCACCACCGTCGCGTTCACCGCACCCGCCCAGTCCTTCCAGATCTCGGGCGACGCCGCATAGGCGACGAACACCCGCTCCTGCCGGCGGTGCTCGTCGGGCATGTACCAGCGCTCCGTCGCCAGCGCGACGCGGCCCAGGCCCAGTCCGAACCCCGTCGCCAGCGTCATGCCGGCGCCGAGCAGGTTCCTGCGAGTCATCATGTCGTCTCCTCAGCTTCCGGTGCCGGTGCCGGTGCCGGTGCCGGTCTTGAAACTTGTCCAGGTGCGCATCCGCGCACGCATGTCGCGCTGCGGAATGTCCTTGCCGGGGAATAGCCGCGCATAGGCCTTCTCATCAAGATAGATGTCCGGATTGTTGCGCATGCTCGCGTCCACCATCGGCCGCGCCTTGGCATTGGAGGTCGGGTAGCCGGTGGCGTTGCTGATTGCCGCCATCACCTGCGGGCGCATCAGGTAGTTGATCAGCGCATAGGCGTATTCCGGGTGCGGCGCGTCGGCGGGAATCGCCATGGTGTCCATCCACACCGAGGTGCCTTCGCGTGGTACGCGATACTCGAAGCGCTCCTTCTTGCCCGCCTCGTCGGCGGCGCGCTGCGACTGGATCACGTCACCGCTGTAGCCCAGCGACAGGCACAGGTCGCCGTTGACCAGCTGGGTGACCGGCTGCGACTGGAACTTGCGGATATACGGGCGGATGCCATTGAGCACCGCCAGCGCGTCGGCCAGGTCCTCCGGCTTGCCGCTGCGCGGGTCACGCCCCAGGTAATTGAGCACCACCGCGAGCACTTCGTCCGGCGAGTCGATCAGCGAGATGCCGCAGTCAGCGAAATGCTTGGCCAACTCCGGCTTGAACAGCAGGTCGAGGCTGTTTACCGGCGCGTCACTCATGCGCTGGTCGATCTTCGCGCGGTTGAAGGTCAGGCCGATGCTGCCCCAGGTGTAGGGCACCACGGCGTGGCGCGAATACGGGTACTTGCTCTGCAGGTTCTGAAGGCCCGGCTCGATGTCGCCCAGGTGCTCCAGTTTGCTGTCATCCAGCTTCTGCAGCGCACCGGCGCGCATCAGCCGCTCGGCCACGGTGTCGCCGGGGAAGACCAGGTCATAGCCGCTGTGCCCGGCCATCATCTTGGCCTCCAGCGTCTCGCTGCCGTCCATCACGTCATAGATCACCCGGATGCCGGTCTCACGAGTGAAACCGTCGAGGGTGTCAGGGGCGAAGTAGTCCGCCCAGTTGAACAGGCGCAGGACCTTTTCCTCCGCCGCCGCAGGTTGCAGGGCGCAAGCCAGGGACAGGCCCAGCGCGCCGATCAGCATCGATTTCATGGTCAGACTCCCTGGCCTTGCCAGCGTGAGTGAAGGTGCCGGCCATCGAGGCCGAGCAACGGGCCATACATCTCGGGGCGGCGGTCGCGGAACACACCCCAGGTCAGGCGTTCCTCGCGCGCCAAGTGCAGGTCCAGCTCACGGACCAGCACGGCCGCTTCGTTGCGTCCGGCCTCGGCCAGCAGCGCGCCCTTGTGGTCGGTGATGAAGGACGACCCGTAGAAGCGCATGCGCAGGCTGTCGTCACCGGGCGCGATTTCTTCGCCGATGCGATTGGCTGCCAGCACCGGCAGCAGGTTGGCGGCGGAATGGCCGCGCTGGGCGGTCTGCCAGTGGTCGCGGGAATCCATGTGCGCCGCCCCCGGCTCGGAGCCGATGGCGGTGGGGAACAGGAGGATTTCCGCGCCTTGCAGCGCCAGGCAGCGCGCCGTCTCGGGGAACCACTGGTCCCAGCAGATGCCCACGCCGATGCGGCCGATCGCCGTGTCCCAGACACGGAAGCCGGTATCGCCGGGGCTGAAGTATTCCTTCTCCTGGTAGCCGATGGCGTTGGGAATGTGCGTCTTGCGGTACACCCCGAGCAGGCGGCCGTCGGCGTCTGCGACGGTCAGCGAGTTGAAGTAGGCGTTGCCGGCGCGTTCGAACCAGCTCAGCGGTAGCACCACGTTCAGCTCCGCCGCCAGCCGTGAGAAGCGTTGCAACAGCGGGCTGTCCTCATAGGGCTGGGCCAGCGCCAGATGGGCGTGATCCTGCTCGATACAGAAGTACGGCGTGGCGAACAGCTCGGGCAGCAGGATCAGCCGTGCCCCGGCCGCGGCCGCCGCGCGCACGTGGTGCTCGGCTTCGTCGAGGTTGCGCGGCAGGTCCCAGCTGCAGGAGAACTGCAGCACCGCAACGGTCAGCTTGCTCATCACAGGCCTCCCAGCGGCCAGGCCGGCTGCTGCTGGGTGATGCAGTGCACCCCGCCGCCACCGTGGGCCAGGTGGTTGATGCGCACGGGCACCACCTCGCGTCCGGGGAAGGCACGGGCCAGCACTGCGGCAGCTTCGTCATCGGCGGCGATGCCGTAGGCCGGCATGATCACAGCGCCGTTGGCCAGGTAGAAGTTGGTGTAGGACGCGCAGAAGACTTCCGCCTCCGGGTCCACCGCCGTGCTGGCCTCGAACAGCTCGATCAGCTCGAAGGAGCGGCCCTTGGCATCGGTCGCCAACTCCAGTGCACGGCGGTTCTCGCGGGCAACTTCGGCGTAGGTGCTGGAAGCATCGCGGGTTGCGTCCACCAGCAGCACGCCGGGGCGGGCGAAGGCACATACGCCATCGACGTGGCCGTCGGTCATGTCGCCCGTCACGTACTGCGGGTCGCCCGGCAGCCAGATGGTCTTGGTCACGCCCAGCAGGCGGGCGAAGATTTCCTCCATCTCGCGCTTGCTCACGCCGGGATTGCGGTTGGGGTTGAGCAGCACCGACTCGGTAGTGATCAGCGTGCCTTCGCCGTCCACGTGGATGGCCCCGCCCTCGTTGGCCAGCGGCGTGCCGAAGCAGCCCAGCCCCAGCTGATTGAGCACGCGCCGGCCCAGCCCCTCGTCCAGCGTGTGCACCGACTTGCCGCCCCAGGCGTTGAAGCGCCAGCTCACCCCGGCCACACCATGCTGCGGATGGCAGACGAAGGTCGGCCCGGAATCACGGCACCAGCTGTCGTCGATGGGCAGCACCACCAGTTCCACGTTCGGTCCGCACAGTGCGTCGGCGCGGGCCACGGCGGACGGGTCCACCACCAGCTTCACCAGCTCGAAACGGGCAATGGCGTTGGCCACCCGGATGAAGTCTTCCTGCACCTGCTCCAGGGTCACGCCCCAGCCGTCTTCCCAGAGCGGACGGTTATGCGGGAACGCCATCCAGGTCGCTGCGTGGGGTACCCATTCGGCGGGCATGCGCCAGCCGTTCTGCATATCGTTGAGATGCATACACAAAGCCTTTTGGTTAGGAATTTTTATCGGAATTAAAGGGTTCAGCGGCGCCTGAAACCATCCTAGGCCTGTGAAACCGTGACAACAAACGATAGATTTTGCGTAAATCTGATCAGCAGAACTTATCGATCATGCTCAAACACTGGCCTCCCCTGAACACCCTGCGCGGCTTCGAAGCTGCGGCCCGGCTGGGCAGCTTCCACAAGGCGGCGGAGGAACTGCACCTCACCCAGTCCGCCATCAGCCAGCAGATCCGCAGCCTGGAAAGCTTCGTCGAACAGCCGCTGTTCTATCGCAGCGGCCGCAAGGTCGCCCTCACCGACGCCGGCTTCGACCTGCTCAGCACCACCCAGTCGCTGCTGCAGCAACTGGCCGTGGGCATCCGTCGCCTCGACCAGTACCGCAAACCCAACCAGCTGGTGGTCAACACCACCCCGGCCTTCGCCCGCCACTGGCTGGTACCGCGCCTGGGCGACTTCCACACCCGCCACCCGCAGATCGACCTGTGGCTGCTGACCACCAGCGACACCCCGGACATGGCCACCCAGACCATCGACATCGCCGTGCGCGACGACCTCACCGCCCAGGCCGAATGCCGCTTCCGTATCCTCCTCGAAGACCGCCTCTACCCCGCGTGCCACCCACGCCTGCTCGACCAGCCGGCGGAAACGCGCACCACCCTGCACGGCGAGCGGGAAATGGACTGGGCGCACTGGCAGCTGCAAGGCGGCGCCGATATCGGCCAGCGCAGCGCGGGGTTGAACTTCTCCGATCCGGGCCTGCTGCTGGATGCCGCCAGCCAGAGCCTGGGCATTGCCCTGGTCAGCCGGCTGCTGGCCGGCGACGCGCGGGAGAGCGGCCTGCTGACACCGCTGTGCGAACAGACCGTGCGTGGCCCTTACTGGTCGTTGCTGGTCCATCAGCAAAGCGACCGGACAGCACAGGTGGGGCAGTTCTGCGAGTGGCTGGAGGGGGCGTTGGGGCTATCCCTGTAGGACCGAGGGGGACGCCCAGTCCTTGCTCGCGAATGAACTCCCTGGCAGCTCTGGAGTTGGCCAGGTTCGCGAGCAAGCTCGCTCCTACGAAGAACCTCCCCACCTCGACGCCCATGCAATTCTCTCCTTGACCTCAAGTTCACTTGAACTCGTAGGGTTACGCCATGCCCGCTCCGAACCCACGGACGCGCTCTTCCACCTTGCGTGAACCCACGGAGAAACCATGAAAAGCATCGCCATCGTCTACCACAGCGCCAGCGGCCGCACCGAGCGGATCGCCCAGACCATCGCCAGCGGCGCCGGCCTGGTGCCGGGCTGCGACGTGCATCTGCTCAAGGCCCAGGCGCTCATCGAACGTCCGGACGCCCTGCTCACCTACCACGGCCTGATCCTTGGCTCGCCCACCTACCTGGGCGGCGTCTCGGCGCCACTGAAAGCCCTGATGGACGCCACCGGCCCACTCTGGCGCCAGCAGAAGCTGCGCGGTCGCCTCGCCGCTGGCTTCACCGTCTCGGCGCTGCCCGCGGGCGACAAGCAGTCCACGCTGATCTCGCTGTTCACCTTCTGCATGCAGCACGGGATGCTCTGGGCCGGCAATCCGATCCTCCCCGAGCAGCACCTGGGCGTGCCCTATGACGAGGCTGCCAACCGCCTCGGCTCCTGGACCGGATTGATGGCCCAGGCCGACAAGACGGCGCCGGACTTCGTCCCCGGCGACCTGAAGACCGCACGGATGTTCGGCCAGCACTTCGCCGAGACCCTGTGTCGGCTGCGCCAGCCACACGGCGAAACCGCGCAGGAGACCCACGCATGATCGCCCGCCGCTACAGCCCGCTGCTGTTCGCGCTGATCCTCTCCGGCGTGATGACCCTGCTGGTCTCCGGCCTCTCCACCTTCCGGGCCGTCGGCTTCGTCCCCACCGTCGCCCAGCTCTGGGTAGGCGCCTGGCTCACCAGCTGGTGCATCGCCTTCCCGCTGGTGCTGGTCATCGCCCCGCTGACACGGCGGCTGGTCGAGAGACTGGTCCGGGCAGAGTCGTAGGATGGCTGGGACGCTCCACGGATAGCGAATGACGATATTGCAGAGCAGGCGGCTTGAGCTACCGTCGTCCTGCGACCATTCGCTTACCCGCCCTCGGCCTGCCCCTTGAATGAAAACAGAAACCAACTGGTAATCCCGGACTTTCCAGGCTTATGAACACCAGCAGATTCGCCCTAAACAACCCCGTAACTACTAAACACTTTTACCCTATTGAACAGCACTCGAGTATTGCAACGCGACGACCGCACAACAACCTCTCTAAGGCGACACTTGGTCGGAATAGTAAAATCAAATTTCGTAAAGGTCTCCAGAGCATCCGTCTTCAGATAGCGATACCATCCGATGGCAGGATCGGGCGACATGGAAAGCCCTATTACATCATCGATATTTTCACCCTCAAAAACAAAGGAGATTATCGCACCGCATTCATCCGCCACACTTCCTCCACCCAGCACACTACACTCAATAGAATATGAGCCAGAACCAAGCCCAAGCTTCACCGAGAGACCATCCGAAATGAATCCCACCTTTCCAAATCCCGAATCAAACAGGACCTGACCTATGGCATCGTGACGCTGAAAGTCCGGAACAACCGTTGGAAACTCGTCACCCAGCCGTGCACAATCCTTTGCAACCGGATGTTTGGACAGAGAATTGGAAAGAGTTATCGGCGAATCACTTCCATTGACACCCGCATCCTGGGAAACATGCCGAGTCAAAATATAACTCACGCACCGGGAGTCAAGTACCACCGGAGTCCGAACGTCAACAGTGGTATGGTCACCGCCATCGGGGAACTGAAGACTTTTCAGCTCGGCATTGTAGCGCCCAATGAACGCCATCCCCGCCGACAACAGGGGTTGCCTGAACTTCCTGAAATTACTGAATATCCCATTAGAATAAAGCGCGGTCAGCCCCATACCAAAGGATACCGCCATTCCCTCATACTCCTGGCGCATGTACCCGGCAAGTCGGTCCAGGTAATTTGCGCTTAGCACATCATCATCGTCGACCCTGAACCAGGCCACAGTGGTAGATTCGGCCCCCGCAAGAAAGTCAAGCATCGCTTTTTTGTAATTCAGGTCGGAACCCGTTTTGTTCAAATACAGAACCGGGTATTTCTCCGCCGCGTCCTCGAGCACCTTCAGCCACTTTTCAGGCAGAAACTCCGAATAGAGGAGAATATGTCGATAATTGTACTTTTCAGCCATCTTCTGATAAATCGGCAAACTCCTCCCCAGAAAGATCTCAATCCTTGGAAGCATACGTTCATCCGAGTACAACTCTCGCAGATATACAGATTCCGACTTCTTTGAAATATGCCACGCAACACTTCCCGGATGAAAAAGACTGAACTGGGTAACTCCGAAAAAACGCATCGCTTCGTCCTTATTTTCCAACTAATAACGGACGCTATTTACAGACCCCCAGACCTGAAATCCATCGGGCTTTTCTTAATCTTCAAGAGAGGCATCCGGGCCGTGAGCTGGAGCCCTGGAAGATCCGTTGCTCCCTAATGAAAAACCTGACACCTGCGAAATGTTTACCTCTTAAGTTGGAGAATCCATGCTTTCATCCGGAAAATTCCCGGCGATCGTTTCATGCTCGCCTAGTCTTTGTCCGACATCGCTCCCAACCAGGAAAAGCATTTCGATAGCGACCGCCGCAACTTGATACGCCTGGTGACCGGCGGCCCCGAACAGTCTGCCTGGAAGGACGTACCCAATCTCGGATCCTGGACACTTCAGAATCTGGGCAGCGCCATGGCGTTCTTGCCAGCCCGGGAAGCAACGGCCCCCTGATCCTCGTTTGCTCACGAACGATTCGGGCGCGTCTGACCACGCGAATCCGGACGCGATGGACCCAGGAAGTGCATCTAAGATTGGCGCGATCGCATTCGCAGACGCCGTGCGAATGCAGGAAAACGCGCAACGCTACAATGGCAAGCCCCCTACGGAGCCCAGACACCTTGAAAATCATCCGCAGCAAGCGCTTCACCGCGAACCGTCCCTGGGGCGCGCTCGATATCGCCAACATGAACGGAATCACCACCCGGCTGCACTGGACCGACCAGCCGTACAAATGGCACATCAATGACGGCGAAGAGGTATTCGTGGTGCTCGACGGGCGGGTGGCGATGCATTACCGCGATACGAAGGGCGAGCATCAGGTCATGCTGGAAACCGGGGATATCTTCTACGCCTCCATCGGCACCGAGCATGTGGCCCACCCACAAGGCGAGGCGCGCATTCTGGTGATCGAAAGCGAGGGGAGTGTCTGATCCCCACCTTCGTCCGCTGTCCGCTCCCGCAAATCGAACCTTCCCACCCGACTCTGCGCAGCCAGCCTACATGGCATCCCCCTATCCTCGCCCGGTCACGAACCATTCATGGCCGGGTTTGACAGCCCGAATCCGGGCGCGATGCGCCCCAGCAGGTGCATGTGAGAGCGGCGTGATCGCTTTCGCAGGCCCCGCGCGACTGCAGGAATAACTGCAACGCTACAATGGCGGACCGCGCGGGGAGACCCAAAAGGTCTGCCGGTTCCCGGATCCGGTCTGTCAACCCCGCGCGGTCTGCCACCCTTCGATGACAGCGGCGTGTGGCAGCTTCTTCAATATGGATATTCGGGAGCAAAAGCATGCAAGACGACTGCTACACAGCCACAACCTTCCAACGTCACAACCGCCCATTACGCGGCGTGCTGATCGACGACCAGCCCTGGTTCGTCGCCCATGACCTTGCCTGCCTTCTCGGCGTGCGCTTCCCGCAGACGCTGGCGCAGCGGGTGGAGGAATACGAGGTACAGACCGTCCGCCTGCTCTCCGCCAGCGGAGGGGAATTGCTGGAGGACGTCATCAACGAGGCGGCGCTGTACAAGGTGCTGATCCGCTTCGGTCACCCAGAGAGCCGCACGCTCGGATGCTGGCTGTCGGAGCAGGTGATTCCGCCGATGCGCGGCCAGGTGAAGGACGACGCGCAGCGGCCACGGCGGATAACGATGCGCTGGGAATCCCTGCGGATGACGGTGCTGGACTGGCAGGGGGGGAAATCTGGGTGCCCTTCCAGCAAGTGCCGACCTTCAGCCCGTTCAAGGGCGGCAAGGGCTGGCTGGGGCGG harbors:
- a CDS encoding DUF2798 domain-containing protein; the protein is MIARRYSPLLFALILSGVMTLLVSGLSTFRAVGFVPTVAQLWVGAWLTSWCIAFPLVLVIAPLTRRLVERLVRAES
- a CDS encoding glycosyltransferase, yielding MRFFGVTQFSLFHPGSVAWHISKKSESVYLRELYSDERMLPRIEIFLGRSLPIYQKMAEKYNYRHILLYSEFLPEKWLKVLEDAAEKYPVLYLNKTGSDLNYKKAMLDFLAGAESTTVAWFRVDDDDVLSANYLDRLAGYMRQEYEGMAVSFGMGLTALYSNGIFSNFRKFRQPLLSAGMAFIGRYNAELKSLQFPDGGDHTTVDVRTPVVLDSRCVSYILTRHVSQDAGVNGSDSPITLSNSLSKHPVAKDCARLGDEFPTVVPDFQRHDAIGQVLFDSGFGKVGFISDGLSVKLGLGSGSYSIECSVLGGGSVADECGAIISFVFEGENIDDVIGLSMSPDPAIGWYRYLKTDALETFTKFDFTIPTKCRLREVVVRSSRCNTRVLFNRVKVFSSYGVV
- a CDS encoding LysR family transcriptional regulator, whose protein sequence is MLKHWPPLNTLRGFEAAARLGSFHKAAEELHLTQSAISQQIRSLESFVEQPLFYRSGRKVALTDAGFDLLSTTQSLLQQLAVGIRRLDQYRKPNQLVVNTTPAFARHWLVPRLGDFHTRHPQIDLWLLTTSDTPDMATQTIDIAVRDDLTAQAECRFRILLEDRLYPACHPRLLDQPAETRTTLHGEREMDWAHWQLQGGADIGQRSAGLNFSDPGLLLDAASQSLGIALVSRLLAGDARESGLLTPLCEQTVRGPYWSLLVHQQSDRTAQVGQFCEWLEGALGLSL
- a CDS encoding agmatine/peptidylarginine deiminase, whose protein sequence is MHLNDMQNGWRMPAEWVPHAATWMAFPHNRPLWEDGWGVTLEQVQEDFIRVANAIARFELVKLVVDPSAVARADALCGPNVELVVLPIDDSWCRDSGPTFVCHPQHGVAGVSWRFNAWGGKSVHTLDEGLGRRVLNQLGLGCFGTPLANEGGAIHVDGEGTLITTESVLLNPNRNPGVSKREMEEIFARLLGVTKTIWLPGDPQYVTGDMTDGHVDGVCAFARPGVLLVDATRDASSTYAEVARENRRALELATDAKGRSFELIELFEASTAVDPEAEVFCASYTNFYLANGAVIMPAYGIAADDEAAAVLARAFPGREVVPVRINHLAHGGGGVHCITQQQPAWPLGGL
- a CDS encoding NAD-dependent deacylase, whose amino-acid sequence is MTFAPALLDALRNARHVVVFTGAGVSAESGIPTFRDRLTGLWARFEPSRLATADAFRADPSLVWGWYQWRRSIVHRARPNPAHLAIAALAAKVPQLTLVTQNVDDLHERAGSASVIHLHGQLERPRCFTCQREPDEPLPVPDEPEAGRHVTPPACAHCGGPLRPGVVWFGESLPLNALTHAFEAAEDCDLLISVGTSGVVYPAAEIPQVAWRAGATLLHINPTPGPLHGERDFALASAAGVALPELVETAFAARASSS
- a CDS encoding cupin domain-containing protein; amino-acid sequence: MKIIRSKRFTANRPWGALDIANMNGITTRLHWTDQPYKWHINDGEEVFVVLDGRVAMHYRDTKGEHQVMLETGDIFYASIGTEHVAHPQGEARILVIESEGSV
- a CDS encoding flavodoxin family protein — encoded protein: MKSIAIVYHSASGRTERIAQTIASGAGLVPGCDVHLLKAQALIERPDALLTYHGLILGSPTYLGGVSAPLKALMDATGPLWRQQKLRGRLAAGFTVSALPAGDKQSTLISLFTFCMQHGMLWAGNPILPEQHLGVPYDEAANRLGSWTGLMAQADKTAPDFVPGDLKTARMFGQHFAETLCRLRQPHGETAQETHA
- a CDS encoding agmatine/peptidylarginine deiminase; translation: MMTRRNLLGAGMTLATGFGLGLGRVALATERWYMPDEHRRQERVFVAYAASPEIWKDWAGAVNATVVRLARTIAEFQPVTVLCRPEQLAEAKRACAGPNIDFLALPLDDIWVRDYGGCFLVNDAGGLAQADFNFNGWGGKQQAGRDGEAAAALAEDLEAQAFVSKLCGEGGGIEVDGQGTAIFTESCWVNDNRNPGWTRPRIEAELKQRLGLRKVIWLPGIRGKDITDAHVDFYARFVEPGVLVVNLDNDPQSYDYAVTRRHLEILKTATDADGRPLRLHSLPPPLKPKPSPYNRGNPDFAAGYINYLPVNGGVIAPRFGDAEADEHCHALLGELYPDREVVQLDIDPIAAGGGGIHCVTLQMPAV
- a CDS encoding extracellular solute-binding protein, with product MKSMLIGALGLSLACALQPAAAEEKVLRLFNWADYFAPDTLDGFTRETGIRVIYDVMDGSETLEAKMMAGHSGYDLVFPGDTVAERLMRAGALQKLDDSKLEHLGDIEPGLQNLQSKYPYSRHAVVPYTWGSIGLTFNRAKIDQRMSDAPVNSLDLLFKPELAKHFADCGISLIDSPDEVLAVVLNYLGRDPRSGKPEDLADALAVLNGIRPYIRKFQSQPVTQLVNGDLCLSLGYSGDVIQSQRAADEAGKKERFEYRVPREGTSVWMDTMAIPADAPHPEYAYALINYLMRPQVMAAISNATGYPTSNAKARPMVDASMRNNPDIYLDEKAYARLFPGKDIPQRDMRARMRTWTSFKTGTGTGTGTGS
- a CDS encoding diguanylate cyclase codes for the protein MKRDIRLAVLLLSIISLTVAAATAWELWSARERTLAKAYTHNLNLTQALDTYVEGIITQSSMLLLGLSERLEHDGTGPAQLERLRRLVQRQQPLLNQLDGIVIYDDQGNWLMTSSGEVPPGTSSADRAFFIHHRDTPSTDAYIGEPIRSRYNGKWVITVSRRYNHPDGSFAGVISATLGVETLLHLFGKIDIGRYGAIGVALSNGQVLVRFPFRESDMGRVLSRSPIFTGYLDNANVGTATFSSSLDGIERIYAFRKNDRYPLVTSVALGKNEALAAWRADALRTVSIASGLLIVIVIVGSLMILAIKRRIGTEALLVAAREELLKANRQLEVLASRDPLTGLQNRRSFDDHLAAELRRAQRGRNPLGLLLIDIDYFKRFNDTYGHPAGDDCLRNIGQLLADSVRRPGDLTARYGGEELAVILPNTDSAGAQAVAEQILQHLWQCNLTHVGSPFGRVTASIGIATLAAGSDTSAGALIGAADQALYRAKAAGRNRLDCAPSLTGTES
- the aguB gene encoding N-carbamoylputrescine amidase yields the protein MSKLTVAVLQFSCSWDLPRNLDEAEHHVRAAAAAGARLILLPELFATPYFCIEQDHAHLALAQPYEDSPLLQRFSRLAAELNVVLPLSWFERAGNAYFNSLTVADADGRLLGVYRKTHIPNAIGYQEKEYFSPGDTGFRVWDTAIGRIGVGICWDQWFPETARCLALQGAEILLFPTAIGSEPGAAHMDSRDHWQTAQRGHSAANLLPVLAANRIGEEIAPGDDSLRMRFYGSSFITDHKGALLAEAGRNEAAVLVRELDLHLAREERLTWGVFRDRRPEMYGPLLGLDGRHLHSRWQGQGV
- a CDS encoding BRO family protein, which produces MQDDCYTATTFQRHNRPLRGVLIDDQPWFVAHDLACLLGVRFPQTLAQRVEEYEVQTVRLLSASGGELLEDVINEAALYKVLIRFGHPESRTLGCWLSEQVIPPMRGQVKDDAQRPRRITMRWESLRMTVLDWQGGKSGCPSSKCRPSARSRAARAGWGGSGAARRATRAASDGSLPPEMKKPRECGAFSTSGVD